A window of the Paenibacillus woosongensis genome harbors these coding sequences:
- a CDS encoding DUF3102 domain-containing protein, producing MGRRLKHVKENDLAHGQWERWLREEVDIHPRVAQMHMKVAETPGLKTRTSSQMGLDALYLIATLPPEERTREHTLKSGVTKTVDEMTVRELREVKAALKKERERGNKRKYAHRKRKLTTNWSAALLAQCATRLRKLNTLRFAKKTQTHGGHPRACA from the coding sequence ATTGGACGACGCCTCAAACACGTTAAGGAGAACGACTTGGCGCACGGACAGTGGGAACGTTGGTTGCGGGAGGAAGTCGACATCCACCCGAGGGTCGCTCAAATGCATATGAAGGTTGCGGAAACTCCCGGTCTAAAAACGAGGACGTCCTCGCAAATGGGGTTGGATGCTCTGTATCTCATAGCAACGCTCCCACCCGAAGAACGCACGCGAGAACACACGCTCAAGTCCGGAGTCACAAAAACGGTAGACGAAATGACCGTACGAGAGCTACGCGAAGTAAAAGCGGCGTTAAAGAAAGAACGTGAGCGCGGGAACAAGCGGAAGTACGCGCACAGAAAGCGGAAGCTGACTACGAACTGGTCCGCGGCACTCTTAGCGCAATGCGCGACCAGGCTCCGCAAATTGAATACGTTGAGGTTCGCAAAAAAGACGCAAACCCACGGAGGACATCCGCGGGCCTGCGCCTGA
- a CDS encoding helix-turn-helix domain-containing protein has translation MSTSNKGGIVRVSKRDSSYAIIDPFFLSDERLSWKAKGLLGYLLSKPYNWRLYVSDLVKRSKDGKDAVYSALKELEAAGYIERRQMRDPETQRITGYETVVFERPVDPIEPEGPEPGTAIPHTENPDMENPSTANPPLVINDLNNNDFKDGCMNDAREDDGSDFVMAALYRRLSAIPLNDTHAVGDFYFADIYAALLRHFPGRLDPEVIDLAAEQYAMMTVDISTNLPRINVDNPVGLFVDAYKTALAQYKALRYKQKRVAK, from the coding sequence ATGTCGACGTCCAACAAAGGCGGTATTGTCCGCGTCTCGAAGCGCGACTCGTCATACGCTATCATTGACCCGTTCTTCTTATCGGACGAGCGGCTGTCCTGGAAAGCGAAGGGACTGCTCGGTTATTTGCTATCTAAGCCCTACAATTGGCGTTTATATGTATCGGACCTCGTTAAACGTTCAAAAGACGGCAAAGACGCGGTTTATTCGGCGTTGAAGGAATTAGAGGCCGCCGGCTATATTGAACGTCGTCAGATGCGCGATCCAGAGACGCAGCGCATTACCGGATATGAAACGGTCGTATTCGAGAGACCGGTCGACCCGATCGAGCCAGAAGGGCCGGAGCCAGGTACGGCTATTCCACATACGGAAAATCCGGATATGGAAAACCCATCTACGGCAAATCCGCCCCTAGTAATTAATGATTTAAATAATAATGACTTTAAGGATGGTTGTATGAATGACGCGCGGGAAGATGACGGGTCAGATTTCGTTATGGCTGCGCTCTACCGCCGTCTATCTGCGATCCCCTTAAACGACACGCACGCGGTCGGTGATTTCTACTTCGCGGACATATATGCGGCACTGCTGCGCCATTTTCCCGGTCGCCTCGATCCGGAAGTTATCGACCTGGCTGCGGAACAATACGCTATGATGACGGTTGACATAAGCACTAATTTGCCGCGGATCAACGTTGACAATCCGGTAGGCTTATTTGTTGACGCATATAAGACAGCATTAGCGCAATATAAGGCGCTCCGGTACAAGCAGAAGAGAGTTGCGAAATGA
- a CDS encoding tyrosine-type recombinase/integrase gives MRQDVDTVTPLTDEELYRFLKAPDRQQWAQWRDAIIMTLILDTGLRLNEICALEKPEIDFVRKLIVLPAAKNKNRKSRVLPLSTETARLLKQLITESEQHFETTYVFTTNYGEQLSEKTIQKAFDKYAEKAKLGRNVSPHVLRHNFATMAAENGMSIFHLQKIMGHADIATTRKYVQISEESITDEHRKHSPLARIMKREGMR, from the coding sequence ATGCGCCAGGACGTCGATACAGTTACGCCGTTAACCGATGAGGAGCTGTACCGCTTCTTAAAGGCACCGGATCGGCAACAGTGGGCACAGTGGAGAGACGCGATTATTATGACGTTAATTTTGGATACCGGTCTCCGCCTGAATGAAATCTGCGCATTAGAAAAACCGGAGATTGATTTCGTGCGGAAACTTATTGTACTTCCAGCCGCGAAGAATAAGAACCGCAAGTCTCGCGTATTGCCTCTCTCAACTGAGACGGCGCGCCTATTGAAGCAACTAATTACGGAGTCCGAGCAACACTTCGAAACTACATATGTATTTACGACCAACTATGGCGAGCAATTGAGCGAGAAGACGATTCAAAAGGCGTTTGATAAATACGCGGAAAAGGCGAAGCTCGGCCGTAATGTATCGCCACATGTCCTGCGACACAATTTTGCAACGATGGCCGCGGAGAATGGAATGAGTATCTTTCACCTTCAAAAAATTATGGGTCACGCGGATATAGCGACGACTCGCAAGTACGTCCAGATTAGCGAGGAAAGCATTACGGACGAGCACCGGAAGCATTCGCCTCTTGCGCGGATTATGAAACGGGAGGGCATGCGCTAA
- a CDS encoding phage integrase SAM-like domain-containing protein, whose product MDKRTGKKTVGQRTPIAEVGLPSYTLDEAVDFVVKVKRANNLKERTIEGYVKNMRYFIEWAEDRHGEVTIMDVTADMLRDYVIWCANDKEYYAGHPFKAEFMKGKRGLSPASVNVRIRVLRTFFAVLYDEEVIEPQSSR is encoded by the coding sequence ATGGATAAACGTACGGGCAAGAAAACGGTAGGTCAGCGGACTCCAATTGCGGAGGTAGGCCTGCCGTCTTATACGCTTGATGAGGCGGTTGATTTCGTAGTTAAGGTAAAGCGCGCCAATAACTTAAAAGAACGGACTATCGAAGGTTACGTTAAGAATATGCGCTATTTTATCGAATGGGCCGAGGATCGTCACGGGGAGGTAACGATTATGGACGTTACTGCGGACATGCTTCGCGACTATGTAATTTGGTGCGCGAACGATAAAGAATATTACGCTGGTCATCCTTTTAAGGCGGAATTTATGAAGGGAAAGCGCGGCCTGTCTCCGGCATCAGTAAACGTGCGTATTCGCGTTCTAAGGACGTTCTTTGCCGTGTTGTACGACGAGGAGGTAATAGAACCGCAATCCAGCCGCTAA
- a CDS encoding DUF951 domain-containing protein — MERKSFGLGDIVLMKKNHPCGSNEMEIIRMGMDIRIKCVGCKHSVLVPRAKFEKNMRKVIHSAASAGEEATDSQNQSS, encoded by the coding sequence ATGGAGCGTAAATCGTTTGGGCTGGGCGATATTGTGTTGATGAAGAAAAATCATCCTTGCGGCAGCAATGAAATGGAAATCATCCGAATGGGTATGGATATCCGAATTAAATGCGTGGGCTGCAAGCACAGCGTACTCGTTCCAAGAGCAAAATTTGAGAAAAATATGCGTAAGGTGATTCACTCGGCAGCATCAGCCGGGGAAGAGGCCACGGACTCGCAGAACCAGTCATCATAA
- a CDS encoding mechanosensitive ion channel family protein, translated as MTFLTMKTDNAIDSPEDAIKAAITWKDKLWAWVTNIDMWEMVMFSALRIILIFILTRIFIKVIYRIIDRSLEKREKSRLKVNPRRFITVGELLKNVTWITSNFIMVMLVLGEVGFQLAPLLAGAGVLGLAIGFGAQSLVKDVITGFFIILEDQFAVGDVIQTGSLKGTVEMIGLRSTRLVSWTGEVHIIPNGMITNVTNYSLNNAMVVVDFPFSNAKKLEESIGLLKRAMLKMKEDHPYDPEVPHVLGIQSLSASEFVIRIAMECLPAAREEVERRIQTYVKQALEEAEADNLALTEGK; from the coding sequence ATGACATTTCTAACAATGAAAACAGATAATGCTATTGATTCCCCCGAAGATGCAATTAAAGCCGCAATAACCTGGAAAGATAAGCTGTGGGCATGGGTGACGAACATCGATATGTGGGAAATGGTCATGTTCTCGGCCTTGCGGATTATTCTTATTTTCATCCTTACTCGAATATTTATAAAAGTCATATATCGGATTATCGACCGTTCTCTGGAGAAGAGAGAAAAAAGTCGTTTAAAGGTCAATCCTCGGAGGTTCATAACTGTAGGCGAGCTTCTTAAAAATGTTACCTGGATTACTAGCAACTTCATTATGGTGATGCTCGTGCTGGGTGAAGTCGGCTTCCAGCTTGCGCCGCTGCTTGCCGGGGCCGGGGTACTGGGGCTGGCCATCGGTTTTGGCGCTCAGAGCCTGGTGAAGGATGTGATCACAGGATTTTTCATTATATTAGAGGATCAGTTTGCCGTAGGCGATGTCATTCAAACCGGCAGTCTTAAAGGCACGGTCGAGATGATTGGACTCCGTTCCACGCGCCTTGTCAGCTGGACAGGGGAGGTGCACATCATTCCAAATGGCATGATCACTAATGTGACGAACTATTCGTTGAACAATGCGATGGTCGTTGTGGATTTTCCATTCAGCAATGCTAAGAAATTGGAAGAGAGTATTGGCTTGTTGAAAAGGGCGATGCTAAAAATGAAGGAAGATCATCCCTATGATCCGGAAGTGCCGCATGTGCTTGGCATTCAGTCGCTGTCAGCCAGCGAGTTCGTCATCCGAATAGCGATGGAATGTCTGCCTGCGGCCAGAGAAGAAGTCGAGCGGCGAATACAGACATATGTTAAGCAGGCACTGGAAGAAGCTGAAGCGGATAATCTGGCTTTGACTGAGGGCAAATAA
- a CDS encoding DUF3343 domain-containing protein codes for MDAWLVMAFDSTQQALRAEMLLEYAEIEIDLFPTPKEITAGCALSIRFPEESLSAVKGIVIQENVVIRGIYSQSESGYDNIEL; via the coding sequence GTGGATGCATGGTTAGTGATGGCATTTGATTCGACGCAGCAAGCATTGCGAGCTGAGATGCTGCTGGAATATGCAGAAATAGAAATCGACCTGTTTCCGACACCGAAGGAAATCACGGCAGGCTGCGCTCTATCGATTCGTTTTCCTGAGGAGTCCTTATCCGCCGTAAAGGGGATTGTGATTCAGGAGAACGTAGTCATTCGGGGGATCTACTCCCAATCGGAATCAGGTTATGATAACATCGAATTATAG
- the yyaC gene encoding spore protease YyaC, with protein MSQLNPSFSGQEIPYLKIPHTEPGIHSAIIHRLLLHLAQVEPGQEIVVVCIGTDRSTGDCLGPLVGTALAKYKCPYFHLYGTLEDPVHAMNLKDTLHQINTTFIDPYIIGIDACLGQTTSVGSIQVVQGPLRPGAGVNKELPPVGDIHLTGIVNVGGFMEYFVLQNTRLSLVMRLSEIIASSLYSAIKEWNKGFIPLARQEQ; from the coding sequence ATGTCTCAGCTAAACCCTTCTTTCTCAGGACAAGAAATTCCCTATTTAAAAATACCCCATACCGAACCGGGCATACATTCCGCCATTATTCATCGACTGCTGCTTCATCTAGCCCAGGTCGAGCCTGGTCAGGAAATCGTTGTCGTTTGTATTGGCACCGACCGCTCAACCGGCGATTGCCTGGGTCCTCTTGTAGGAACTGCCTTAGCTAAATACAAATGCCCATACTTTCACTTGTATGGTACATTGGAAGATCCGGTCCATGCCATGAATTTGAAGGATACCCTCCACCAAATTAATACCACATTTATAGACCCTTATATCATTGGTATTGACGCTTGCCTTGGCCAAACGACCAGCGTAGGTTCGATTCAAGTCGTTCAAGGGCCGCTTCGTCCCGGTGCGGGCGTAAATAAAGAATTACCGCCGGTTGGCGATATCCATCTGACAGGCATCGTTAACGTCGGCGGTTTCATGGAATATTTTGTATTACAGAATACAAGGCTCAGCCTAGTCATGCGTTTATCTGAGATCATTGCCAGCAGCCTCTATTCCGCTATTAAAGAATGGAACAAAGGGTTTATTCCCCTTGCGCGGCAAGAGCAATAA
- a CDS encoding DUF4446 family protein: MQEWNELILEQLVWVVIGLVIVVVWLLIWNLLQGSKLRKIRRKYELMMQGTGVEDLEGLLIDLKLQQGKLEDAQEHQQQILKQLQSLLPKQKAKIGIKRYNAFAERGNDLSFSIAFINDEKDGVVLTGIYNREGSYVYAKPLTKGESSHALSTEELEVIALAAQGE; this comes from the coding sequence ATGCAAGAATGGAATGAGCTCATTCTGGAGCAGTTGGTTTGGGTTGTAATCGGGTTAGTTATCGTCGTGGTTTGGCTGCTCATATGGAATTTGCTTCAAGGCAGCAAGCTCCGGAAGATCCGTCGGAAATATGAATTAATGATGCAGGGAACAGGTGTTGAGGATTTGGAGGGCTTGCTCATCGATTTGAAGCTGCAGCAGGGCAAGCTGGAGGATGCACAGGAACACCAACAACAGATACTCAAACAGCTTCAAAGTCTGTTGCCAAAACAAAAAGCAAAAATCGGCATAAAGCGTTATAATGCTTTTGCCGAGCGTGGAAATGACCTGAGCTTCTCCATCGCATTTATCAATGATGAGAAGGACGGAGTGGTCCTTACTGGTATTTATAATCGGGAAGGCTCTTATGTATATGCCAAACCGCTGACCAAAGGGGAATCTTCGCATGCTCTCTCGACGGAAGAGCTCGAGGTTATTGCTCTTGCCGCGCAAGGGGAATAA